ATAGCGCGCTCGAAACGCAGGATCCCCGGGGATCGATCGTCGCCGATGATCTGATCGTCTAAACGATTTTTGATGCCAATTACGCCCCGAATTTCAATTATCATCGGGACTTCGAGCATCTTCGGCCCTGGACCTTTTACCTCCCTACTCGGCAGAATCTCCATTACGATGCAGGGCATGACCCCATCGATGTACCCTTGCCGATACCCCTCATAAACTTTTTTGACGTTCGGCACGGTCCGGAGCCGGTCGGCGACGGTCTTCCAGACGCTTTCTTCGGGCGTTAGAGCCAGGGTCATAGCGGCCTCCCGCGCAGCAGGAACGTCAAGGCGACGTCGACGTTGAGCGCCAGGCGCTCCCGGATCTGCTGGATCGAATTTAGGACCATCCTGGCCGGCCCGGCATGACGCCGAACGATCCGATCCCCGAACGTCCGCCTGCTTCTGAGGTTGCTATGCGCCCGCACCAAACGCTCGCCGGTTTCGATAAAGGGGAAATACTTGACCAAGTTGTAGATCATCGAGATCCCCGGCCCGAGCCGGACGACCTGGAAGCCGCGGCGCAGGTTCCCGGTCACGGCCGGCGTCTTTTCGGAAATGTACCGCTTGCCCTCGGCGACCGTGGTGGCCACGGCCCGGTCAAGCTCCGGGATCAGCTTTTCGCCGGCGACTTTAAGAATCGCCTTATATTGGTCGATCTGCCTCATGTCGATCGAGATCTCCAGGCTCATTAGATGGTCCTCCGCTTGTACTTCTTCAGGATCGTCCAGATGTCGTCGGGGATCTTAGAGATCAGGTACGATTGCGTCTGGCCGGCTTCGTCGAAATACGTTCGTGTCTTGAGGCCGCTCAGGATCGCCGCCATCTTGATCGCGCAGCCCTTCACCTCTTCCGGCGGCTCTTTATAGGCGACGTAACTGATTTTTATCCTGTTGGCCCCCGGGTAGAAGCTGGAAGACTCAAGCTTGATATGCCCAGGCTTGATGTGGTATTCGGTCAGGTCGGGATCAGCGTTGTAGGTCATCAAGGTCCCGTTGTCGTAAAGAGAGGTCACGCTCTGGATCGGGTAATAGTCGGTAAAAAAGCAATCTCCGCCATTAGAATCGTGGTATTCATCGACGATCGTCTTACTGACGAACTGAACGCCGGTGTATTGGATGATCCGATCGGTCGCCTCGTCAATACACCTGATGAGCAGGGCGTCACTGACCTTATCACCGAGATCCTTTGACAATTCCTCTTTCAGTTCTTCCAGGCTGCACAGGCCGGCCGGCTTCCCGCCCAGGTACGCCACCGACTTGTCGGATTCGGCCAGCGTTTGGCTGTTGTAGTAGCTGAACTTGTAGTACTTGGCGGCCGTACCGGTCGGGTCAATGACGTTCGTGAACGGCTGATCGATCTCCAAAGCGAATGGGCTGCCGGTGATCTCCGCGTAGGTCCCGCCCTCGGTGTCGCTCCGGTAGACCTTGACCTTGTTATAGGCCGCGACCATTACCGGCGCCTGGGCCGAGTGCGCCCGCGACAAGGCCCCGACCGCGATGGTCGTTCCGGACGGCGCGGCCGTGACCTGGACGATCTCCGCGTCTTCTTCCCCGGGGTGGCCGACGATCACGAAGTCGTCGTCCGCGAAGCCCCCGATATTGACGACCGACAATGCCACGGCGGCCGCCGCCGCGTCCGCGGTCAGAAGCGTCGCTTCCGCGCCCGAAAGATCAGGCAGTTTTAAGAGTCGATCGATCACTAAGGACATTTTTCCCCTCCGAGCGGGGCCCGGGAGTGCTTTGCCAGGCCCCGCTTGTTATTTAATACGTCTGAATGTGCAACCATCCCGCCCCAAGATAAATTTCGGGGGTGATAGTCCCGGTCGGGATCCAACACGATCCCTCCGGCGTTGCGTCTGCCCAAGGGCAAGCAACCTGGGGAGCGAGTAGCAAACCATTGCTGCTGAACATCGTTGCCGTCATAGTTGATGTAGCCGTCAGATTCGCGAATGTTTGCGAACTGGCGGCGTCAATTGAAATCGTTCCGGTCGAAGTAATCGGACCGCCCGTCAAGCCGGAGCCGGCATTAATCTGCGTAATCGTTCCACTTGTAAGCCCTGTTATTTGCGTCCCATCACCCTTTAACCATCCCGCTTCAACCGTACCGGCCGTAGTAAATGCCGCCGCTGTTATATTGCCGGTCGTACTGATGCCAAGATCGGCCGCCAGTTTGGCGCCGGTAATTGATTCGGCTACCAATTGACTGGCATTGATAGTTTTTCCGGTCAAAACTTGCGCGTCTGATGTCCCTACGATCGCTCCGGTGGTCCCGTGGGCGATCGCCTCTCCGGTGTGAGCGTTAAACCCGAAAGCCGTCTGGTAATAAGCCGGGAGCTGGCCACCAAGTTTATCCGAATCGGTGGTCAGCATGACGCTGCCGCTGGTGTGCATGATTCCGGCCGCGCGGGCAGGGCATGGCCGTAGGGGAAGCCCTACGAAGACGAGCATGAGTAGAAACAAGAGAAGCAAGATCTGTTTTTTCATCTTTTCATACCCCTTTTTTAGAATACGACCCCGATCCTGGTCGATACGCTGCCGGTCTGGGCCTTTAGCCGGATTTTCTTGGTCTGCATGTCCCGGCTCTGAACTTCGCCGGGGAGCAACCGCCAGCCATCCGTCGACATCTCCGCCTCCTGGGTAATCCTACCGTCCCAATTTACATAGACTTCGCTCGACAATGAATCATTGGCGATCACCACGGCCGCCGATTGGCCCAAAGACGATAGATCGATGACGGTCATTGCCCCGGATGTTACGGTCCGGGTCAGGTTGTAGTCATATTCGGCAAAGCCGAAACATGCCCCCGCTTGCAATAGGCACGCGAAAAAGAAAACGATTGTTTTTCTCATCCCTCTTTACCCCCTTTTTGATCTGAGATATTCGCCCTCATGTTATTCGGAATCAGCTCGGTGTCCTTAAATCTTTCGACGAAACCATTGTCGATTAAAAGCCTTGCTCGTGCTTTGCTCACCTCGAAGACGTCCCCCCTACTTTTTAGCCCGCCTTCCATTAGACGATTAATCAAGCATTGGACTTTCATGTTTTGTTTAGGTCAAGAAAGGGGGAGAGGCCGCGCCCCTCCCCCTCTGACTAACTTACTCCCCCTCGACCGGAACGTATTCCGCCGTCATCGACAGATCGCCGGCAGAGGTGCTGTCAAGCACCGCATAAAGTGGGGAATTCTCCGCCGCCGCCGCCACCGGCTGACCGTTCCCACGGTTTTTCGATGCGGCACCGTTGGCGATTGATGCGATCGTGGTCATCATCTCGAACGCCTCATCGCCGGACGCGTAGGTATAGGTCAGGTTCCCGGCCAGGGTGATGCTGACGCCGGCGGAGATGCTGCTGATGACCCCCTTCTCGAACTTGGTCATGTCGGTCTTGGACCGGATCACGACCTTATCCCCATTGGTAAGCCCGGAAGTCGCGGCCAGCGGAACGACTGCCTGGCCGGAAGCCGCGGCACCATCCAGGGTGTAGGGACCGGTCGTCTTCTCGAAAATGCCGATTACCGAACCGGCTTTGTCCGAAGTCGAGTCAATATTTTTGACTACAACCTGACTGTTTTTATCCCCCCGAAAGGTGAGCTCCGAAGCCGTAGCATGAGTCGCGTATTTCGTCTCTAATTTATTTGCCATGATCGCTTTCCTCCATTTCCTCGAAACCCGGGGTATTTATATCCCGCCCCCCATAGCGGTTTAACAGCCTATTTTATTTAGGCGGTTTTTATGCCGGAAACCCGGAAGAACCGGCTCTGCAGGGCGGCGTGAACCGTAAAGGCCGTCCGTTTAATAGCCCGGAACGACGTTAAGTCGTAACTGAAGTCCGTGCTGTCGAGGCCCTGCGCGATTATAATCCCCCGCTTATCGCCGATGTAAGCGTTGGAGAAGTCGCCGCCGACCAGGAAGGTATCGGTGCCTCCGGTTCCCAAGGTGGTCGGGACGTTGTAATCGTCATGGAGCTGGTATCCGGCGATGGTGTTCGGGGTAGCACCCGCAGCATTGGCCCAGAGGTACTGACCATCGGTGCCTTTAAGCTTGCGGAACTTCCCTTCGAGGATCGGATTGTAAATAAGGTCGATTTTCTTTGCCTTATTCGCCTTGGCCTGCCCGATCCCTTCAAACACGTCGTCGAAACTAAAATTAGCTCCGGCGGCGACGGTCACGATCGAGGCCAGGTTGTAAATTCCGGTGATCGGATCGGTCGTTCCGGAACCGGCACCGTAAAGGAAGGCCGAGTCTTCCTTGTTCCCAATCGCGATACCGAACTCGCGGATCAGTGTGGCCTCAGCGCTGGGATCGCTGTCTTCCAGATCCTCGTTGCTTACCTTGGTCAAGCACATCATCTTCTTGGCCACTAACTGGATCTGGCCCAAGGTCCAGTCGGCTGGCGTCCCGGCCGCATTTTCATCCAGCCAGTAGGCCGCGATCCCGGCGGTGACAATCGGCCGGTTTTTGGTGTTGTACTTCATTCCCACCTTTGTGGCTAGCTGACGAACGACCGCGTACTCCTCCGCAATGCTCATGATCTGCGTTTCGTATTCGATCGGGACCATGTAGCCGCCTGATGTCGAGCTGCCAACCGTGATGACCTTCTGATCGCCATTCACCATCTTGTCGCCTTCGAGATTGACGAGAGGCATCTTGTACTTATCGACCAGGTACGAATCGTTCATCTTGATCGCTTTCAGAACCTCACCGAAATGACGCTTGTCACCCTGCTGCCGAATGACCGCCGGGAAACCTTTGGCATCGAGAGGGATCGCCTTTAAGACCTCCTCGATAATTCTCTTCGTTGCGGCCCCGGCTTTCGCCTCTTCCGCTACCGGATCAACCACTGGGATCGCTTTTCTTATTGCCTCCTCAACGGCTGGGCCTACTGCACCTTTGATCTCATCCCGGACATCTTTCAGGGTCACTGTCTTACTATCATTATCTGACATGTTTTTTCCCCCTTATTGATCATTTTATTCAGCCTTTCCCGCGCTTCACTCAAAGCGCCCTCGTCTTCCGGGCTCAATACTTCGCCGGCGTTGATACTCGCTTCATAGGCTGCTAAGCAACCTTGAAGTTTTTTCGCCGTGCTTTTCTCGGCCTCCCCTGGAAGATAAAGCCCTTTGCGCGTCAGCGCATCGGGATCGGCTCCTACTCCTACCAGCGAAATCTCAAAGATTTTCGCGTAAGTTAAATACTCCGGATGGTCCTTGTCTTCCCAATACCACCGGCCGCCGATCGACAGCGCCCGGCCGTGGCCCTCGGAATAAACAGTGCGGGCATGTTTGCAGAGGGGGAAGTCAGAGGCGGAAAAGACCATCTTAAATTTCAGACCAATTTCATCTTCGACGATCAAGCCACCCATTTTGGGGTTGAACGAACCGGCGATATTCCCGACCTGGTTCCAATGGTCAAGCAGGCAAACCGGATTTTTGTGGAATTCCTCGAGTTCATAGACATAATTGCGGAGCGCCGAGAAGACTGTCGGCACATCGCCGTAACGGTCTAACTTATTTTTGGTATTGGCGTAGCCTTCGATCGTTACAATGCCCTTGTCGTTTGTGGTCGTCTTAAATTCTTCGATCGCAAACTGCATAATCCCTTCGACGTCGCCCGCCGACCGGCCCGCACTTAAATCCTCGACCGATAAAATCTTCCTATTTTTTAACATTTGCCTTTTCCCCCTTTTTTTATCTCGACTTTAGTTTTTTTACTCCTCAAAAGCTGCAATTCCATCAGCCCACCTCCGGAACAATGCAGCCGGTATGGTTGGGATGAAACTCCAAACCGTCGGCTTCGTCGATCGGGATATGGGTCGCCCCGCAATCCGAATCCGGCTCAAACGTCGTGCAACCGATGACGTCAACGAACTGAATGTCCGCCGCCTTGTAGCTCAAGATCGATCCCCGATCGTAGGCGGCCGCCGATTCGGTCCTGGCGATCATCTCCGCCCGGTAGCCGCGCGCCTGATCGTAGATCCCTTCGATCCTGGCCTTCAGATCAGCTATTGATTCCCCGGCATCGACGCCAGCACGGATCTCCGCGTCGATCGCGTCTTTCGTGGTCTGATTGACCAGCGTCACCTTCTGCGCGAGCCGGGCGATACCGGCAGTTACCTGCGGGTTCTCGACCGAAGCCTCGACTTCGGTCCCCAAAGCGCCATTGACGTCCTCGATCGCCCGGAGCATGACGCCGAGATGGCCTTTTCGAATCCGCTGCAGCAGTTCGGTCTTTTCCCGCTCAAAATCAAAGATATCTTCAGCGGAGATCTTCCTCTCCAGCGTCAAGCTCTTTTGGGTCTCCAGTTTGGCCAGGACCCGTTCCTCCTGCCGGTCAAAGAACGTTTTCATCTCGGTTTTGATCGTCTTGCCAATCTTTTTCCGGGTATTCAGCGATGCCTTATAGATCTGCTGCCGAACGCTGGCGGTAATTTTCTTGGTCCCGAACCGCTTCCCGCCGGCCGGCGGCGCCGGTTCGGTCGTCCCCGCGGCGTCGGCGATCGGAATCATATTGATCGGCAGGTAATAACCGTCCATCGCCGGGTTCTTTTCAACCTTGGGTAGATCAAGGTACAACACCCGACCCTCGTTCGGCGAAAGGCCCGCGTTCAGGACGCCTTGGCTGTAAAGTTTCATGTTCAGCTCATTGTCCTTGCGCCTTACGTCTTCGTAGTAGTATCCCCAACTCTGATTAAATAAACGGACAATCCCGATAGTCTTGGCCTCTTGAATCCGAACCAGTAACGGATAGACGGCTCTGGCCCAATAGAAGGCGTCTTGAGATTGAGAATTCGAGTTCGCTATCGTGGCAGCCTCGAATATGCCGGCAATAGCAGGCGGGATTTTGAAGATCCCCAATATCCCTTCGCGGGTATATTTCATGAGTTCGAAAAACGCCATATCCTTTTGTGACAGCCCTATATTTTTGATGTCCATCCCGCCGTGCAATGTAATGTTTCGGTGGGAATTCTTGACGCCGCGATATTTCTCAAACTGCTCCTCGAGTTCCTTGATCTGTTCCGGTTCTTGATGTTCGGGGAGCACCAGCGCGGTCGCTGGTTGGCCGCCCTTCTCGAAAAAGTTCCAGTTATAAATCTGCGCCGCGAGATCGGTATTAAAAAGGGTTGCGTTATACTGAATCTTCCCCATGCCCCGGAAGTCATCCATTGGATTCGGCAGTTTGAGGTGGACAATTTCGTCCGGGGCAAACCTGACTGTCTCCGTGCCCCACCGCATTTCATAGCCGGTCAATTGCCGCGATCGGACATCGACGACCGGCTCGGTCAGGGCAGGGTTCAAAAGCCAAAGGGCTCCGGGCCGGTTTTTAATCTTCTCGAACATGTTCGTCGCGGTTTTTAGGATATAGGCGTTGCCGGCCAGAAGCAGGAACCAGGACATCATCTCGTTAAATTGAAACGAAGTCATGGTGGGATTCGGGTTTTCTAGTAGTTGTACCAAGTCCTCGTCCTCGACCAATTTCGATTTTCGGTCGTACACCCCACCCTTCGCCATGCCAACGTCTTCTCCAATCAACGAACAGCTGATGCCTACCCAGTGAAGCGCTTGGGCCGCACTTAAGTAATCGGCGGTGTTGATAAACTTACTCCGCGCCGGTCCCCCACCCTCTCCCCCCCATTCCCGGATCACGCGGAAACTCGAATTCTTACGGCCAAGTTCGCGCATCATCCGAAAAGCATCAAGGTATTCTCTGACTATTCCCATCTCACTTCCTTAAACCACACAAATCCCATATTGCTGCTGCCCCTGCCCCGCGATGTCGTCGTAGACCTCGGCATGGTAGTAATGGTCCGCCCGGCTCCCCTCGACGTAGGAGTACGCCTCGTTACCGTCCGCGCCGGTGACTTTGATCTTCTGCGGCGCCTTCAGCTGGTCGTAGTAGCCGGGGATCGTGTTGGCCTCCATCGGGATGATGTTCTCGCGCTCAATGAACCGGTTGCCGGTCTCGTCCATCGCCCGGGTGCGGTTGATCAGGACCTTGAGCGGCTTCTCCGTCTTCTTGAATTCGTAGGTCTTATTCGGGTCTTTGAGCAGGTAATAAGCAAGGAAGACCCGGCCGGGGAAGCGCAAGGCGAACTTCGTCGCCTCCCGGGTCTCCGGCAGGCCATCGATCACGCACCGGCGGACGTCGAACTTCTTCATGAACCGGTCCAGCTCCTCCGTGTTCTTGACCGTACCGATAAAGACCGCCTTCTTTTTCGTTCCGTCCTTCATCGACACCCGGACGTGGTAGAGGTCGCCGACGTCGACGCCCATCGTGCAACCGGTCGCTTTTTCGATCGTGTACGCCTCCCGACAGCCGTTCAGCGCCAGGTCGTCGAGCTTGCCACCGGCCGGTGCGTAGGGCTGGCCAAGGTTGCCGTTATGAAAGTCCTGGAGGTTCAGGGTATCCCGGTACTCAATCCAGAGAGCCAGGAGGTTGGTAACTTTAAAAATGAGTTTAGAGATGTGATAACCGCGTTTTAAGGCCCCGGGGTTCTGCGGCCGCCACTCGCCCTCCTGGGCCCGGTTTAGGGGCTCTCCGCAGTCGCTGCAGACCAGATCTACCCGGTCGGGGTTCGGAATCGCCTTGTCGCGGGTCGGCGCCGGCCGGATGTTCTTCAGCCAGTCCGGCGTCTGCCACTTGCCGCACTTATCGCACTTCAGGAAGTATTCGTTCTGGTCGCTCTTCAGGTACTCCGCGTGGATCCCGTACTCGAAGTAGGTCGGCGTGCTCGCCTCTTTAACGATCCCGTACTTCGAACTGCCGAGCCGCTTCTTCATGGTCGGGACGTTCTTCTGGACCATCTCGTCGAATTCGTCCAGGATGTCGCAACCGGCGTCGACCGACTTGATCTGCCGCTGGTTCTGCGATCCCCGGAAGTAGA
This region of Candidatus Margulisiibacteriota bacterium genomic DNA includes:
- a CDS encoding phage terminase large subunit family protein, which codes for MSLDLLERPATSLPALRKAVETVTVETLLADLGRRLADRPLTERTTFEHWLTENYFIDGRRFGFEGYEPLQQVYFDDHPDMVIMKSAQCRISEYLIAYAFYFALQREENVFYAMPAKDQIKDFVMGRVDPRIDESPRLQALIRKTDNSGLKQVGLNFIYFRGSQNQRQIKSVDAGCDILDEFDEMVQKNVPTMKKRLGSSKYGIVKEASTPTYFEYGIHAEYLKSDQNEYFLKCDKCGKWQTPDWLKNIRPAPTRDKAIPNPDRVDLVCSDCGEPLNRAQEGEWRPQNPGALKRGYHISKLIFKVTNLLALWIEYRDTLNLQDFHNGNLGQPYAPAGGKLDDLALNGCREAYTIEKATGCTMGVDVGDLYHVRVSMKDGTKKKAVFIGTVKNTEELDRFMKKFDVRRCVIDGLPETREATKFALRFPGRVFLAYYLLKDPNKTYEFKKTEKPLKVLINRTRAMDETGNRFIERENIIPMEANTIPGYYDQLKAPQKIKVTGADGNEAYSYVEGSRADHYYHAEVYDDIAGQGQQQYGICVV
- a CDS encoding HK97 family phage prohead protease: MLKNRKILSVEDLSAGRSAGDVEGIMQFAIEEFKTTTNDKGIVTIEGYANTKNKLDRYGDVPTVFSALRNYVYELEEFHKNPVCLLDHWNQVGNIAGSFNPKMGGLIVEDEIGLKFKMVFSASDFPLCKHARTVYSEGHGRALSIGGRWYWEDKDHPEYLTYAKIFEISLVGVGADPDALTRKGLYLPGEAEKSTAKKLQGCLAAYEASINAGEVLSPEDEGALSEARERLNKMINKGEKTCQIMIVRQ
- a CDS encoding phage portal protein, with protein sequence MMRELGRKNSSFRVIREWGGEGGGPARSKFINTADYLSAAQALHWVGISCSLIGEDVGMAKGGVYDRKSKLVEDEDLVQLLENPNPTMTSFQFNEMMSWFLLLAGNAYILKTATNMFEKIKNRPGALWLLNPALTEPVVDVRSRQLTGYEMRWGTETVRFAPDEIVHLKLPNPMDDFRGMGKIQYNATLFNTDLAAQIYNWNFFEKGGQPATALVLPEHQEPEQIKELEEQFEKYRGVKNSHRNITLHGGMDIKNIGLSQKDMAFFELMKYTREGILGIFKIPPAIAGIFEAATIANSNSQSQDAFYWARAVYPLLVRIQEAKTIGIVRLFNQSWGYYYEDVRRKDNELNMKLYSQGVLNAGLSPNEGRVLYLDLPKVEKNPAMDGYYLPINMIPIADAAGTTEPAPPAGGKRFGTKKITASVRQQIYKASLNTRKKIGKTIKTEMKTFFDRQEERVLAKLETQKSLTLERKISAEDIFDFEREKTELLQRIRKGHLGVMLRAIEDVNGALGTEVEASVENPQVTAGIARLAQKVTLVNQTTKDAIDAEIRAGVDAGESIADLKARIEGIYDQARGYRAEMIARTESAAAYDRGSILSYKAADIQFVDVIGCTTFEPDSDCGATHIPIDEADGLEFHPNHTGCIVPEVG
- a CDS encoding phage major capsid protein, with protein sequence MTLKDVRDEIKGAVGPAVEEAIRKAIPVVDPVAEEAKAGAATKRIIEEVLKAIPLDAKGFPAVIRQQGDKRHFGEVLKAIKMNDSYLVDKYKMPLVNLEGDKMVNGDQKVITVGSSTSGGYMVPIEYETQIMSIAEEYAVVRQLATKVGMKYNTKNRPIVTAGIAAYWLDENAAGTPADWTLGQIQLVAKKMMCLTKVSNEDLEDSDPSAEATLIREFGIAIGNKEDSAFLYGAGSGTTDPITGIYNLASIVTVAAGANFSFDDVFEGIGQAKANKAKKIDLIYNPILEGKFRKLKGTDGQYLWANAAGATPNTIAGYQLHDDYNVPTTLGTGGTDTFLVGGDFSNAYIGDKRGIIIAQGLDSTDFSYDLTSFRAIKRTAFTVHAALQSRFFRVSGIKTA